A single window of Halotalea alkalilenta DNA harbors:
- a CDS encoding sterol desaturase family protein, producing MPMLFDAMIPAFIVIFTIVIMECIATAVHKYIMHGWGWGWHKSHHEQHDHVFEKNDLFALAFSALAIVLFIIGMYNWVIWWIAIGVTAYGAIYFLMHDVLVHRRWGPVYLPRKGYLKRIYQAHRLHHVKNTRTGCVSFGFIYAKPIDKLLKNLRIERKGHRSTRRR from the coding sequence ATGCCGATGCTGTTCGACGCAATGATTCCGGCCTTTATCGTTATATTCACGATAGTGATCATGGAATGCATCGCTACAGCGGTTCATAAATACATCATGCATGGTTGGGGATGGGGCTGGCATAAGTCGCACCATGAACAGCATGATCACGTATTCGAAAAAAACGATCTTTTTGCCTTGGCCTTTTCCGCACTCGCCATCGTCCTGTTCATCATCGGGATGTACAACTGGGTCATCTGGTGGATAGCGATCGGCGTCACCGCCTACGGGGCCATTTACTTTCTCATGCATGATGTGCTGGTGCATCGCAGATGGGGACCCGTCTATTTACCTCGCAAAGGTTACTTGAAACGCATTTATCAGGCCCATCGGCTACATCATGTCAAGAACACCCGAACGGGCTGCGTCTCTTTCGGTTTCATTTATGCCAAGCCGATCGACAAGCTGCTGAAGAACCTGCGTATCGAGCGTAAGGGGCATCGTTCCACCCGACGAAGATAA
- a CDS encoding polyprenyl synthetase family protein, translated as MTARATARPLPLQKFEDDLVATMWLGLDEGAEAIDSGHLIAALTHHINGGGSRIRARLAHHCALQLMIEEPDALRLAALCELLHSASLIHDDLSDHAQIRREVPSVNHAFGEDTALCLGDLFISAAYAMAARLERADLPLAALLQLIHRAITLTIHGQLSASLSSSKPKLEHSIAAACAKTAPLFSLALELPLLVAGERKAQPLARRACEHFALAYQLLDDLDDYDDDMALDPERGNGNLVRSFERELPGSAKEHATTLLHQCLGQASAEADLLPHGIGGGLKSAVQQLAATALHRTHQSAYA; from the coding sequence ATGACAGCGCGAGCAACCGCCCGCCCTTTGCCGCTTCAGAAATTCGAAGACGATCTCGTCGCCACCATGTGGCTAGGTCTCGATGAGGGCGCCGAAGCCATCGACAGTGGGCACCTGATCGCTGCGTTGACTCATCATATCAACGGTGGGGGAAGCAGGATTCGCGCTCGCCTCGCCCACCACTGCGCGCTGCAACTGATGATCGAAGAGCCTGATGCGCTGCGGTTGGCCGCGCTTTGCGAGCTTTTGCACAGCGCCTCTTTGATCCATGACGACCTTTCCGATCATGCCCAGATACGTCGCGAAGTACCCAGCGTGAACCATGCCTTCGGGGAGGATACGGCGCTTTGCCTGGGCGATCTTTTCATCAGCGCGGCATATGCGATGGCCGCACGGCTCGAGCGCGCCGACTTGCCGCTGGCCGCGCTGCTGCAACTGATCCATCGCGCCATCACCTTGACCATCCATGGCCAGCTATCGGCATCACTGTCGAGCTCTAAACCCAAGCTCGAGCATTCGATTGCCGCGGCCTGCGCCAAGACCGCGCCGCTTTTTTCCCTGGCGCTGGAGCTGCCCCTCTTGGTGGCCGGTGAACGCAAGGCACAACCGCTCGCGCGCCGTGCCTGCGAACACTTCGCCCTCGCCTATCAATTGCTCGATGATCTTGACGATTACGATGACGACATGGCACTGGACCCGGAGCGGGGCAATGGAAACCTGGTGCGTAGTTTCGAACGTGAACTGCCGGGCAGTGCCAAGGAGCACGCGACGACGCTGCTGCATCAATGCCTGGGCCAAGCGAGCGCCGAGGCGGACCTGCTGCCGCACGGCATCGGCGGCGGACTGAAAAGCGCTGTACAACAGCTGGCGGCTACGGCTTTGCATCGCACCCACCAGAGCGCATACGCATGA
- the crtI gene encoding phytoene desaturase family protein, which translates to MSRALVIGAGFGGMAAALRARAKGYEVTLIERCERLGGRAQVFEQDGYRFDAGPTVITAPFLIEELFSLFGERLEDSLEMIALDTWYAFRFPDGDRFAYGADMSRTEAQIARISPPDVEGYHRLMETSREIFELGFEQLAARPFDRFTTMTAQVPALLKLRSYKSVWGLVADHIKHQKLREAFTISPLLVGGHPFRTTSIYALILYLERKWGVHFPRGGTGALVDALASLITRQGITVRTGTTVRRILVRHGRAIGVELEDGERLEADEVISDVDPTYLYTQMLDVVAPSARLKLRVADYSMGLFVLYFGTNRQWPEIDHHTISLGPRYRGLLDDIFIHRRLAPDFSLYLHRPTATDASFAPAGHDAFYVLVPVPNLLGNVDWHAEKERFAERIIAALDATLLPGLRESLTVQFSMTPLDFEQRYLSRHGSGFSIAPRFRQSAWFRFHNRAEGLEHLYLVGAGTHPGAGVPGVLSSAKLVGELLPEAS; encoded by the coding sequence ATGAGCCGAGCGCTGGTGATCGGCGCAGGCTTCGGGGGTATGGCGGCGGCTCTCAGGGCTCGTGCCAAAGGCTACGAGGTGACCTTGATCGAGCGCTGTGAACGGCTCGGCGGCCGCGCCCAGGTATTCGAGCAGGACGGCTATCGTTTCGATGCCGGACCGACGGTGATCACCGCGCCCTTCCTGATCGAAGAGTTGTTCTCCCTATTCGGGGAACGATTGGAAGATTCGCTCGAGATGATCGCCCTGGATACCTGGTATGCGTTTCGGTTTCCCGACGGCGATCGCTTCGCCTACGGTGCCGACATGAGCCGCACCGAGGCACAGATCGCGAGGATCTCTCCGCCAGACGTCGAGGGCTATCACCGCCTGATGGAAACATCGCGCGAGATATTCGAACTTGGGTTCGAGCAGCTGGCCGCACGCCCTTTCGACCGTTTTACCACCATGACCGCGCAAGTGCCGGCACTGTTGAAGCTACGCAGCTACAAAAGCGTATGGGGCTTGGTCGCCGACCATATCAAGCACCAGAAACTGCGCGAGGCGTTCACCATCTCCCCACTGCTGGTCGGCGGCCATCCGTTTCGTACCACCAGCATCTATGCGTTGATCCTCTATCTCGAACGCAAATGGGGAGTGCATTTCCCGCGCGGCGGCACCGGGGCGCTGGTCGATGCGCTCGCATCACTGATCACCCGACAGGGCATTACGGTACGAACCGGCACCACCGTCCGGCGCATCCTGGTACGACATGGCCGCGCCATTGGCGTCGAGCTCGAGGACGGCGAGCGTCTAGAGGCGGACGAGGTGATCAGCGATGTCGACCCAACCTACCTCTACACCCAAATGCTCGATGTGGTGGCGCCGTCGGCAAGGCTGAAACTTCGCGTCGCCGACTACTCGATGGGCCTGTTCGTGCTCTATTTCGGCACCAACCGCCAATGGCCCGAGATCGACCACCACACGATCTCGCTGGGCCCGCGCTACCGCGGCCTGCTCGACGACATTTTCATTCACCGTAGGCTCGCACCGGATTTTTCGCTCTACCTGCATCGTCCCACCGCCACCGACGCCAGTTTCGCTCCCGCAGGCCACGACGCTTTCTACGTGCTCGTTCCGGTGCCCAACCTGCTGGGCAACGTCGATTGGCACGCCGAGAAGGAGCGCTTCGCCGAGCGGATCATCGCGGCGCTCGACGCCACCCTGCTGCCGGGCCTGCGGGAGAGCCTGACCGTGCAGTTCTCGATGACCCCCTTGGACTTCGAGCAGCGCTACCTGAGTCGGCACGGCAGCGGCTTTTCGATCGCGCCGCGCTTCAGGCAGTCGGCATGGTTCCGCTTTCACAATCGCGCCGAGGGTCTCGAGCATCTATACCTCGTAGGTGCGGGAACCCACCCTGGCGCTGGAGTGCCGGGGGTCCTGTCGAGCGCCAAGCTGGTCGGTGAACTGCTGCCGGAGGCATCATGA
- a CDS encoding phytoene/squalene synthase family protein, giving the protein MNDQERVDADDALATLGRHGKSFRFASLLMPKRDAEDAARLYTVCRHIDDLADESEPTARPAALARLARIRQELTAGAAVTDPLAVVLHQLAERRGIDLDAADHLISAMISDAERPALIEDSAALIRYCYGAAGSVGVMMAPLVDAPRHAQPFAVDLGLAMQMTNIARDIAEDAAMGRRYLPASWVDGLSPERILTGREEPTIRAIVSSAMARLLDLAECYYASAAEGIQAIPGRNRVAIRVAAVVYRQIGLELAATQHNWWQGRMRIGIAGKLRCTLSDTLGRRGIRPRGVPHDPLLHRVIAGRPGCAAAPE; this is encoded by the coding sequence ATGAACGACCAAGAGAGAGTGGATGCCGATGACGCCCTGGCCACGCTCGGACGACACGGCAAGTCGTTTCGCTTCGCGAGCCTTCTGATGCCAAAGCGCGATGCCGAGGATGCCGCCCGGCTCTACACGGTCTGCCGCCACATCGACGATCTCGCCGACGAGTCCGAGCCCACCGCCCGGCCGGCCGCACTGGCGCGACTTGCACGAATACGCCAGGAGTTGACCGCCGGCGCAGCGGTCACCGACCCGCTGGCAGTGGTCCTTCACCAGCTCGCCGAGCGTCGCGGCATCGACCTCGACGCGGCGGACCATCTGATCTCGGCGATGATCTCGGACGCCGAGCGACCGGCGCTGATCGAGGATAGCGCCGCATTGATACGCTATTGCTATGGAGCCGCGGGCAGTGTCGGCGTGATGATGGCACCGCTGGTCGACGCGCCTCGCCATGCGCAGCCGTTCGCCGTCGATCTGGGACTTGCCATGCAGATGACCAACATCGCGCGCGACATCGCAGAAGACGCAGCGATGGGGCGCCGCTACCTGCCAGCGAGCTGGGTCGATGGGCTGTCGCCCGAGCGCATACTCACCGGCCGTGAAGAGCCGACGATTCGCGCCATCGTCTCCAGTGCCATGGCAAGGCTGCTCGACCTGGCGGAGTGCTACTACGCCAGCGCCGCCGAGGGAATCCAAGCCATCCCAGGCCGCAACCGGGTAGCGATCAGGGTCGCGGCGGTGGTCTATCGCCAGATCGGCCTCGAACTCGCCGCCACCCAGCACAACTGGTGGCAGGGACGCATGCGGATCGGCATCGCCGGCAAGCTGCGCTGCACGCTGAGCGATACGCTCGGGCGCCGCGGTATACGTCCGCGCGGCGTACCCCATGATCCCCTGTTGCACCGTGTGATCGCGGGCAGGCCGGGATGCGCAGCAGCGCCCGAATGA
- a CDS encoding lycopene cyclase family protein has product MNLDAEVLILGGGCAGLSLAYRLANQPGSPTVILIEARRRYVNDRTWCGWRIEPHPFAHCLVTQWHTLRLRDTGREIEFNCADYPYEMIDAGCFYTSCLSRIDAAGHIERRVGRVAGVDAHRSHLEVSLENGSRLRGRWVVDTLPRPARLVAPWRWQDFAGLEVSSPRLEDTEPTLMDFSIKSEIAEPDQLDFLYRLPIAPGRTLFEWTRFARPASDPHLLEQALHRYLDQLLDGDYRVLRHEHGSLPMAPPSGRPSRAGGRHILAGAYAGAMRASTGYAFHAIQRWSDHCASALSRGEAPRPAPSRRAIAALDRIFMTALERHPPDAAALFCQLFERCPSDALVRFLAGHPSLSDVGRVINSLPKLPLLTAALASVVPNSKSPR; this is encoded by the coding sequence ATGAACCTCGATGCCGAAGTGCTGATCCTCGGCGGCGGCTGCGCCGGGCTTTCCCTCGCTTACCGCCTGGCGAACCAGCCCGGTTCGCCGACGGTGATACTCATCGAAGCACGACGTCGCTACGTCAACGACCGCACCTGGTGCGGCTGGCGCATCGAACCGCATCCGTTCGCCCACTGCCTGGTCACCCAATGGCATACGCTGCGACTGCGCGATACCGGGCGCGAGATCGAGTTCAACTGCGCCGACTATCCCTATGAAATGATCGACGCCGGATGCTTCTATACGAGCTGCCTGTCGCGAATCGATGCGGCGGGGCACATCGAGCGGCGCGTCGGCCGGGTGGCGGGAGTGGATGCCCACCGCAGCCACCTGGAGGTGAGCTTGGAGAATGGGTCGCGGCTGCGAGGACGCTGGGTAGTGGATACCCTGCCCCGCCCGGCGCGTCTGGTGGCCCCCTGGCGCTGGCAGGATTTCGCCGGACTGGAAGTGTCGTCGCCTCGCCTCGAGGACACAGAGCCGACACTGATGGACTTCTCGATCAAAAGCGAGATCGCCGAACCCGACCAGCTCGATTTCCTCTATCGCTTGCCCATCGCGCCCGGCCGGACACTGTTCGAATGGACTCGCTTCGCCCGTCCGGCAAGCGACCCCCATCTGCTCGAACAAGCCCTGCACCGCTACCTCGACCAGCTGCTCGACGGCGACTACCGCGTCCTGCGCCACGAACACGGCAGCCTGCCGATGGCGCCGCCGAGCGGCAGGCCCAGCCGCGCCGGCGGCCGTCACATCCTCGCTGGCGCCTACGCCGGCGCCATGCGCGCATCGACCGGATACGCTTTCCACGCCATCCAGCGCTGGAGCGACCACTGCGCCAGCGCCCTGTCACGCGGAGAAGCGCCCCGGCCGGCCCCGTCACGACGCGCCATCGCGGCGCTCGACCGCATCTTCATGACCGCGCTGGAGCGTCATCCCCCCGACGCCGCCGCACTCTTCTGCCAACTCTTCGAACGCTGCCCCAGCGATGCGCTGGTACGCTTTCTCGCCGGCCATCCGTCACTCTCGGACGTCGGACGGGTGATCAATTCGCTGCCCAAACTCCCCCTACTCACCGCGGCGCTCGCAAGCGTAGTGCCGAATTCGAAATCACCACGCTAG
- a CDS encoding phosphotransferase codes for MRIRARWGAHASPLALRYADSANWLWRAGGEVFKLARTSDRDDAFWQGAKALFGLDRWRVGPGLARSLDGLPMDLPMPPLPMRWLGRLDGAPLWAQPWCAGAPPEWTPGFAARLGQQCGRLHRRRANHFGCPLQPQHSLAQWPSRLQRYLGERLSHRRLPDGLARLIACEPARVTSAVPCLLDLRADQFVVGESGAFWIDWEALVWAPVEFDWALLEMVVPADCRAPFLTGYRHHGTPVPLGEHRTHCRAALFAMGALGELSWEQTTSIAPWTDELA; via the coding sequence ATGAGGATCCGCGCCCGCTGGGGCGCGCATGCTTCTCCCCTGGCCCTGCGCTACGCCGACAGCGCCAACTGGCTGTGGCGAGCCGGTGGGGAGGTATTCAAGCTCGCCCGTACCAGCGATCGCGACGATGCTTTCTGGCAGGGAGCGAAGGCGCTGTTCGGGCTCGACCGTTGGCGGGTCGGGCCTGGACTCGCGCGAAGCCTCGACGGCTTGCCGATGGACCTGCCGATGCCCCCGCTACCGATGCGTTGGCTCGGTCGGCTCGATGGGGCACCGCTCTGGGCCCAACCATGGTGTGCAGGTGCGCCCCCCGAGTGGACGCCGGGTTTCGCCGCACGACTGGGTCAACAGTGCGGTCGGCTGCACCGTCGCCGCGCCAATCACTTCGGCTGCCCTTTGCAGCCGCAGCACTCGCTCGCGCAGTGGCCATCTCGGCTGCAGCGCTATCTTGGTGAGCGCCTTTCGCACCGACGCCTCCCCGACGGCCTCGCACGCTTGATCGCATGCGAACCTGCCCGCGTCACCAGCGCGGTACCCTGCCTGCTCGACCTGCGTGCGGACCAGTTCGTGGTCGGCGAGAGCGGCGCTTTCTGGATCGATTGGGAGGCGCTGGTATGGGCGCCGGTAGAATTCGATTGGGCACTGCTGGAGATGGTGGTTCCCGCCGATTGTCGAGCGCCGTTCCTCACCGGTTATCGCCATCACGGCACGCCCGTACCGCTGGGCGAGCATCGAACGCACTGCCGCGCCGCGCTGTTCGCGATGGGCGCACTCGGTGAGCTCAGCTGGGAGCAGACCACCAGCATAGCGCCCTGGACCGACGAGCTTGCATGA
- a CDS encoding DUF1161 domain-containing protein gives MKKLMGIGLITLTTALSTQALAAGGCDALIDRLSAQIQGNGVPAAEFTLEAVPVTQASQTPGEVIGNCENETRLIVYARQGRDYSPGSSSSSMYSAPTATNAQSSGGQTGSFEGNVTSDTTPQGTSDTPTPGQAPSDSLEAAPAAE, from the coding sequence ATGAAGAAACTCATGGGCATCGGCCTTATCACGCTGACCACCGCACTCTCGACCCAGGCGCTCGCCGCCGGCGGCTGTGATGCACTGATCGATCGGCTCTCCGCCCAGATCCAGGGCAACGGCGTACCGGCTGCCGAGTTCACACTGGAGGCAGTGCCTGTCACTCAAGCTTCGCAAACACCGGGAGAGGTGATCGGTAACTGCGAGAACGAAACGCGCTTGATAGTCTACGCACGCCAGGGCCGTGACTACTCGCCCGGCAGCTCGAGCAGCTCGATGTATTCGGCGCCAACGGCGACGAACGCACAATCGAGCGGCGGGCAGACGGGCTCCTTCGAAGGGAACGTGACCAGCGATACGACCCCGCAGGGCACTTCTGACACCCCGACACCTGGTCAGGCACCCAGCGACTCGCTCGAGGCGGCCCCAGCGGCCGAGTGA
- a CDS encoding ectoine synthase encodes MIVRNLDECRKTDRHVVAENGNWESTRLVRADDKVGFSYNVTVIHPGTETHIHYKNHIEAVFCYEGEGEVFTIADGKTWPIKQGDMYLLDQHDEHLLRGKEKGMTVLCVFNPPLTGNERHLPDGSYAAPEPA; translated from the coding sequence ATGATCGTTCGCAACCTCGATGAGTGCCGTAAGACCGATCGTCATGTGGTCGCCGAAAACGGCAATTGGGAGAGCACCCGGCTGGTGCGTGCCGACGACAAGGTCGGTTTCTCCTACAATGTCACCGTGATCCATCCGGGTACCGAAACGCACATCCACTACAAGAATCATATCGAGGCGGTGTTCTGCTACGAAGGCGAGGGCGAGGTATTTACCATCGCCGATGGCAAGACATGGCCCATCAAGCAGGGCGACATGTACCTGCTCGACCAGCATGACGAACATCTGCTGCGCGGCAAGGAGAAGGGCATGACCGTGCTCTGCGTGTTCAATCCCCCGCTGACCGGCAATGAGCGCCATCTCCCCGACGGCTCCTACGCGGCGCCCGAACCCGCCTGA
- the ectB gene encoding diaminobutyrate--2-oxoglutarate transaminase, with protein sequence MQTEYFEQIESNVRTYSRSFPTLFTKARGAELETSDGKRYIDFLAGAGTLNYGHNHPVLKEALIRYLSEDNIVHALDMWTEAKFDYYKAVEEKLLKPRGLDYKIQLPGPTGTNAVEAAIRLARKIKGRHNIVAFTNGFHGVTLGALATTGNAKFRDNAGVPLVGGTFMPYDGYLGEGIDTLDYLEKVLGDSSSGLDHPAAAIVEVVQGEGGTNVASAPWLRRLAEICQANDMLLIIDDIQAGCGRTGKFFSFEHAGIKPDIVTNSKSLSGYGLPFAQVLMRRELDQWGPGQYNGTFRGHSPAMITGAKALEHFWSDDSFELEVQRKGELVKQGFQELAARLRDKGIDARERGLGLMRGVDVGSGELADKITGAAFEKGLVIETSGHAGQVVKCLCPLVIEDQQIARALDILKDSVDQVVR encoded by the coding sequence ATGCAGACTGAGTATTTCGAGCAGATCGAGTCCAACGTTCGCACCTATTCACGTTCATTCCCCACGCTCTTCACCAAGGCGCGCGGTGCCGAACTCGAGACCAGCGACGGCAAGCGCTACATCGATTTTCTCGCCGGCGCCGGCACGCTCAACTACGGGCACAATCATCCGGTACTCAAGGAAGCGCTGATTCGCTACCTGAGCGAGGACAATATCGTCCATGCCCTCGATATGTGGACCGAGGCCAAGTTCGACTACTACAAGGCGGTGGAAGAGAAGCTGCTCAAGCCGCGCGGCCTCGACTACAAGATCCAGCTGCCCGGCCCGACCGGTACCAATGCGGTCGAAGCGGCGATCCGGCTGGCGCGCAAGATCAAGGGGCGGCACAACATCGTCGCCTTCACCAATGGCTTTCACGGTGTGACCCTGGGCGCGCTCGCCACCACCGGCAATGCCAAGTTCCGCGATAACGCGGGCGTGCCCTTGGTCGGTGGCACCTTCATGCCCTACGACGGCTACTTGGGTGAGGGTATCGATACCCTGGACTATCTCGAGAAGGTGCTCGGCGACAGCTCCAGCGGCCTCGATCATCCGGCCGCCGCGATCGTCGAAGTGGTCCAGGGCGAGGGCGGCACCAACGTCGCCTCTGCACCCTGGCTGCGCCGCCTGGCCGAGATCTGCCAGGCCAACGATATGCTGTTGATCATCGACGACATCCAAGCGGGCTGCGGTCGGACCGGCAAGTTCTTCAGCTTCGAGCACGCCGGGATCAAGCCCGACATCGTCACCAACTCGAAGTCGCTTTCCGGCTACGGGCTGCCGTTCGCCCAGGTACTGATGCGTCGCGAGCTCGATCAATGGGGCCCGGGCCAGTACAACGGTACGTTTCGCGGCCACAGCCCTGCGATGATTACTGGTGCCAAGGCGCTCGAGCACTTCTGGAGCGACGATTCGTTCGAGCTCGAAGTGCAGCGCAAGGGCGAACTGGTCAAACAGGGCTTCCAGGAGCTCGCCGCGCGGCTGCGCGATAAAGGCATCGACGCCCGCGAGCGTGGGCTTGGCCTGATGCGTGGCGTCGACGTCGGCAGCGGCGAGCTGGCCGACAAGATCACAGGCGCCGCGTTCGAGAAGGGCCTGGTGATCGAGACCTCCGGTCACGCGGGACAGGTGGTCAAGTGCCTGTGCCCGCTGGTGATCGAAGACCAGCAGATCGCCCGTGCCCTCGACATCCTCAAGGACAGCGTCGACCAAGTGGTGCGTTGA
- the ectA gene encoding diaminobutyrate acetyltransferase yields the protein MNSSFTSSAQLAQSGQAEHVINSEKPIFIRPPTTDDGWGIYELVRACPPLDVNSPYAYLLLATQFRDRCAVATDEEGEIVGFVSGYVKVNASDTFFLWQVAVGEKARGTGLARRLVEAVLKRPQQAEIRHLETTITPDNEASWGLFKRLASRWQAPLNSREYFSEEQLGGEHNPEHLVRIGPFDPARI from the coding sequence ATGAACTCGTCCTTCACCTCCTCAGCCCAGCTGGCGCAATCAGGTCAGGCGGAGCACGTGATCAATAGTGAAAAACCGATTTTCATTCGCCCACCGACCACCGACGATGGTTGGGGGATCTACGAGCTGGTGCGGGCTTGTCCGCCCCTCGACGTCAATTCTCCGTACGCCTACCTGCTGCTGGCGACGCAGTTTCGTGATCGCTGCGCGGTCGCGACTGACGAGGAGGGTGAGATCGTTGGCTTCGTTTCCGGCTATGTGAAAGTCAACGCGTCCGACACCTTCTTCCTCTGGCAGGTCGCGGTAGGCGAGAAAGCTCGCGGTACCGGGCTTGCACGGCGTTTGGTCGAAGCGGTGCTGAAACGCCCGCAGCAGGCCGAGATCCGCCATCTCGAGACCACCATCACGCCTGACAACGAAGCCTCCTGGGGGCTTTTCAAGCGCCTCGCGTCACGCTGGCAGGCGCCGCTCAACAGCCGGGAGTATTTCTCCGAAGAGCAGCTCGGTGGCGAACACAATCCCGAGCACCTGGTGCGGATCGGTCCGTTCGACCCGGCCCGCATCTGA
- the gorA gene encoding glutathione-disulfide reductase, translating into MAKHDYDLVVIGGGSGGVRAARMAAKQGARVALAEQSRLGGTCVNVGCVPKKLYAYASHFATSFRQSEGFGWSLSPSPSFEWSRLRDNTAREIERLNGIYRNLLVNAGVELFEAHAFIEGPHLVRIGEHRVSAERILIATGGKPWRPDFPGAERMLDSNRIFSLERLPRRLAIYGGGYIAVEFASIFSGLGVEVTLVYRGELFLRGFDHEVREFVRDEMMRKGVDFRFGHSVARIEASEQGDRVVLDDGAELEVDLVLGATGRRPNFDGLGLENLEVVLGEGGVLEVDDGYRTATPSVLALGDVIGTPELTPVAIAEAMRLVAIHFEHTAPAPIDYQNVATAVFCEPNVATVGLTEEQARERCEAVRIYVTKFRPMLHTLADDPGRCLMKLVVDDGSDKVVGAHMVGHDAGELIQGIAIAVTAGLTKADFDSTIGIHPTSAEEFVTLREATRR; encoded by the coding sequence GTGGCGAAGCATGATTACGACCTGGTGGTGATCGGCGGAGGTTCCGGTGGGGTGCGCGCGGCGCGGATGGCGGCGAAGCAAGGCGCGCGAGTGGCACTGGCCGAGCAGAGCAGGCTGGGGGGCACCTGCGTCAACGTTGGGTGCGTACCGAAGAAGCTCTACGCTTATGCATCCCATTTCGCCACCAGCTTTCGCCAGAGCGAGGGCTTCGGCTGGTCTCTGTCGCCGTCGCCGAGCTTCGAATGGTCTCGATTGCGCGACAATACCGCCCGAGAGATCGAGCGGCTCAACGGTATCTATCGCAATCTGCTGGTGAATGCCGGCGTCGAGCTGTTCGAGGCGCACGCCTTTATCGAAGGGCCGCACCTCGTTCGCATCGGTGAGCATCGGGTCAGCGCCGAGCGCATCCTGATCGCCACGGGTGGAAAGCCCTGGCGGCCGGATTTTCCCGGCGCCGAGCGAATGCTCGACTCCAATCGCATCTTCTCCCTCGAGCGCCTGCCAAGGCGGCTGGCGATCTATGGCGGCGGCTATATCGCGGTCGAGTTCGCGAGCATCTTCAGCGGCCTTGGCGTCGAGGTCACCCTGGTCTATCGCGGCGAGCTGTTCCTGCGCGGCTTCGATCACGAAGTGCGTGAGTTCGTTCGCGACGAGATGATGCGCAAGGGCGTCGATTTCCGCTTCGGTCACAGCGTCGCGCGGATCGAGGCGAGCGAGCAGGGTGATCGGGTGGTGCTCGATGACGGTGCCGAGCTCGAGGTCGACCTGGTGCTCGGCGCCACTGGACGGCGCCCGAACTTCGACGGTCTCGGGCTCGAGAACCTGGAAGTCGTCCTGGGTGAAGGGGGCGTGCTCGAAGTCGACGACGGCTATCGCACCGCCACGCCCTCGGTGCTCGCGCTTGGGGATGTGATCGGCACACCCGAGCTCACGCCGGTGGCGATCGCCGAGGCGATGCGCCTGGTAGCGATCCACTTCGAGCACACTGCCCCTGCGCCGATCGACTATCAGAACGTGGCGACCGCGGTGTTCTGCGAGCCCAACGTGGCCACCGTCGGGCTCACCGAGGAGCAGGCGCGCGAGCGTTGCGAGGCGGTGCGGATCTACGTCACCAAGTTTCGACCGATGCTGCACACCCTGGCCGACGATCCGGGGCGCTGCCTGATGAAGCTGGTGGTCGACGACGGCAGCGACAAAGTAGTGGGGGCTCATATGGTCGGTCACGATGCGGGCGAGCTGATCCAAGGGATTGCGATCGCGGTGACCGCGGGGCTCACCAAGGCGGACTTCGACAGCACCATCGGGATCCACCCGACCAGTGCGGAGGAGTTCGTCACCCTGCGCGAGGCCACCCGGCGCTAG
- a CDS encoding carbonic anhydrase — MCDGHPHKSLNIDDLLRQNRDWSSKMQADDPDFFTRLSNQQHPEFLWIGCSDSRVPANQIINVPPGEVFVHRNVANVIYHSDMNAMSAVQYAVEVLKVRHILVVGHYGCGGVQASMTSPGNSGIVDDWLHPIRDEYIRHRDELAHLPFREQADRMCEINVRMQVQNLARTKLIQRAWLNGQPLSVHGWCYSLQNGLVTDLECTISGFDKVSQLYRLD; from the coding sequence ATGTGCGATGGACATCCTCACAAGTCGCTCAATATCGACGACCTGCTACGCCAGAACCGCGACTGGTCGAGCAAGATGCAGGCCGACGACCCCGATTTTTTCACTCGTCTCTCCAACCAGCAGCATCCAGAATTCCTCTGGATCGGCTGCTCGGACAGCCGGGTGCCCGCCAACCAGATCATCAACGTTCCCCCGGGCGAAGTGTTCGTTCACCGCAACGTCGCCAACGTGATCTACCACAGCGACATGAATGCGATGTCGGCGGTGCAGTACGCGGTCGAGGTGCTCAAGGTGCGCCATATCCTGGTCGTCGGCCACTACGGCTGCGGCGGCGTGCAGGCATCGATGACCTCACCGGGCAACAGCGGTATCGTCGATGACTGGCTGCATCCGATCCGCGACGAGTACATCCGCCATCGCGACGAACTCGCCCACCTCCCTTTCCGGGAGCAGGCCGATCGGATGTGCGAGATCAACGTGCGCATGCAGGTGCAGAATCTGGCCCGCACCAAACTTATCCAGCGCGCCTGGCTGAATGGCCAGCCATTGTCGGTTCACGGCTGGTGCTATAGCCTCCAGAATGGATTGGTCACCGATCTCGAGTGCACCATTTCCGGTTTCGACAAGGTTTCGCAGCTCTACCGGCTGGACTAG